One window of the Methylocystis parvus OBBP genome contains the following:
- a CDS encoding glutathione binding-like protein: MIDLYYWPTPNGHKITIFLEETGLAYRIKPVDIGKGDQFKPEFLAISPNNRMPAIIDRAPSDGGTEATVFESGAILLYLAEKTGRLLPGELRARMRVMQWLFWQVGGLGPMAGQNHHFAKYAPARIPYAIDRYRNETNRLYGVLDRELAKSPYVAGDYSIADIACYPWIVPHEDQGQDLDDFPHLKRWFEAIKARPAVTRAYAAGAPYGRRGPDFNALEREILFGQTATRPEAK, translated from the coding sequence ATGATCGATCTCTACTACTGGCCCACTCCGAACGGCCATAAAATCACGATCTTCCTCGAGGAGACCGGACTGGCCTACCGCATCAAGCCGGTGGACATCGGCAAAGGGGATCAGTTCAAGCCGGAATTTCTGGCGATTTCTCCCAATAACCGCATGCCGGCGATCATCGATCGCGCGCCTTCGGACGGCGGGACCGAGGCGACGGTCTTCGAATCCGGCGCCATCCTGCTTTATCTCGCCGAAAAGACCGGCCGCCTGCTGCCCGGGGAGCTGCGCGCCCGCATGCGCGTGATGCAATGGCTCTTCTGGCAGGTCGGCGGACTCGGCCCGATGGCCGGGCAGAACCACCATTTCGCGAAATACGCCCCCGCCCGCATCCCTTACGCCATCGACCGCTACCGCAACGAGACCAACCGCCTCTACGGCGTGCTGGACCGCGAATTGGCGAAGTCGCCCTATGTCGCCGGCGATTACTCCATCGCCGACATCGCCTGCTATCCCTGGATCGTCCCGCATGAGGATCAGGGCCAGGACCTCGACGATTTCCCGCATCTCAAGCGCTGGTTCGAGGCGATCAAGGCCCGCCCCGCCGTGACCCGCGCCTACGCCGCCGGCGCGCCCTATGGGCGGCGGGGGCCGGACTTTAACGCGCTGGAGCGGGAGATCCTTTTCGGACAGACAGCCACGCGCCCTGAAGCGAAATAG
- a CDS encoding GNAT family N-acetyltransferase yields the protein MPKPSPYTIQSVETLAGVDALAGEWAALESATPEATGFQSFPWCRTWLAVAGDRARPRILCVREQGRLVMLLPFQIEKRLGVAIARWIGEPMTQYGDALALPGDGRPHWRGAAMAEMARWRDVDLFALTRLRAGGVMSDGTVAGEPLSAPYVALAAFKPRRQKSVERRLRKLEAYGPILLDEAESPAKRESLARHALELKRSWLGGKGIYSAGLSNSVSDDFLAALARDGFLRVHALRVGGEIAAMDLGFVGGGAYRSLLGCYEGRFAEGSPGQALTGRLIARCAAEGLSSYDMLLPADSYKLSWATGETPIEARFIATSAKGHAAAFAIARLRPLAKRAVHAAGPAWTRLTSAFSFSRERASLSPTRREERAT from the coding sequence GTGCCGAAACCGTCGCCATATACGATCCAAAGCGTCGAGACGCTCGCGGGCGTCGACGCCCTCGCGGGGGAATGGGCCGCGCTGGAGAGCGCGACGCCGGAGGCGACCGGCTTCCAGAGCTTCCCCTGGTGCCGCACATGGCTCGCCGTCGCGGGCGACCGGGCGCGACCGCGCATTCTGTGCGTGCGGGAGCAGGGCAGGCTCGTCATGTTGCTGCCGTTCCAGATCGAGAAGCGCCTGGGAGTCGCCATCGCGCGCTGGATCGGCGAGCCGATGACGCAATATGGCGACGCGCTCGCGTTGCCCGGCGACGGCCGCCCGCATTGGCGCGGAGCCGCTATGGCCGAAATGGCGCGCTGGCGTGACGTCGATCTCTTCGCGCTCACGCGGCTGCGGGCGGGCGGCGTCATGTCGGACGGGACCGTCGCCGGCGAGCCGCTTTCGGCGCCCTATGTCGCGCTCGCCGCCTTCAAGCCGCGTCGTCAAAAAAGCGTGGAGCGCCGCCTCAGGAAGCTCGAAGCCTATGGCCCCATTCTGCTGGACGAGGCGGAATCCCCGGCGAAACGCGAAAGCCTCGCGCGCCATGCGCTCGAGCTGAAACGCTCATGGCTGGGCGGCAAGGGGATCTACAGCGCGGGACTCTCCAATTCGGTTTCCGACGATTTTCTGGCCGCGCTGGCGCGCGACGGCTTCCTGCGCGTTCATGCGCTTCGGGTTGGCGGCGAGATCGCGGCGATGGATCTAGGCTTCGTCGGCGGCGGCGCCTATCGCTCGCTGCTCGGCTGCTATGAAGGGCGTTTCGCCGAGGGTTCGCCCGGTCAGGCGCTGACCGGCCGCCTCATCGCCCGTTGCGCGGCGGAAGGTCTGTCGTCGTACGACATGCTGCTGCCGGCCGATAGTTACAAACTCTCATGGGCGACCGGCGAAACGCCGATCGAGGCGCGCTTTATCGCCACCAGCGCGAAGGGCCACGCCGCCGCTTTCGCCATTGCGCGGCTGCGGCCGCTCGCCAAACGCGCTGTTCACGCAGCGGGACCGGCGTGGACGCGATTGACGAGCGCGTTTTCTTTCTCGCGCGAACGGGCTAGCCTCTCCCCCACGCGACGGGAGGAAAGGGCGACATGA
- a CDS encoding DUF2165 family protein, which translates to MTVRLAKIAVAFSTGLLILLVALGNVFDYGTNLDVVTHILSMDMIPESPLKWRAVTSPALHGLCYLSIIATEFVSAALTLYGAWLLWRARMASASTFNAAKSMAIAGLTVGFLLYLLGFMAVGGEWFQMWRAGVYNMQEPAFRFIGSVGIAMLFITLADGA; encoded by the coding sequence ATGACGGTCAGGCTTGCCAAGATCGCCGTCGCCTTTTCGACCGGCCTTCTCATCCTGCTCGTCGCGCTCGGCAACGTCTTCGATTACGGAACGAATCTGGACGTCGTGACGCATATTCTCTCGATGGACATGATCCCCGAGAGTCCGCTCAAATGGCGCGCGGTCACGAGTCCGGCGCTGCATGGCCTCTGCTACCTTTCCATCATCGCGACGGAGTTCGTCTCGGCCGCGCTGACGCTCTATGGGGCCTGGCTGCTCTGGCGGGCGCGGATGGCGAGCGCCTCGACGTTCAACGCCGCAAAGAGCATGGCCATTGCGGGCCTGACCGTCGGCTTCCTGCTTTACCTCCTCGGCTTCATGGCCGTGGGCGGCGAATGGTTTCAGATGTGGCGCGCCGGCGTCTATAACATGCAGGAGCCGGCCTTCCGCTTCATCGGAAGCGTGGGAATAGCGATGCTGTTCATCACGCTCGCGGATGGAGCTTGA
- a CDS encoding pentapeptide repeat-containing protein: MSSQFQQGWKRELLAVNQWLAVHIGELEPLFASYMPARTRTVARARAEAARRRLRRGRSAWNAWATGMLNLLDLLPEDARLARLWDYVAAVEFEPEGEVDLAGLIFPGALRIAGRTAPRDFSASHAKIYGVFDARDAVFAREAAFECATFHREAAFGNAIFHGAAQFREAMFLGAVSFRKAEFFDDAWFRGALFEASFDAAGASFAGEAGFGNCRFLDTVDFSGAVFKDNAGFDRAKFDRPARFCDAYFGRAAWFNEARMDPATSFDRARFAAGMDFGGAESLEPQPSPVARMISSIERRWRDAR; this comes from the coding sequence ATGTCTTCACAGTTCCAGCAAGGCTGGAAGAGAGAATTACTGGCGGTCAATCAATGGCTTGCCGTCCATATCGGCGAGCTGGAGCCGCTATTCGCCTCCTATATGCCCGCGCGGACGCGGACGGTCGCCAGGGCGCGGGCCGAGGCCGCGCGGCGTCGGCTTCGCCGCGGGCGCAGCGCGTGGAACGCGTGGGCGACGGGGATGTTGAACCTCCTCGATCTGCTGCCGGAGGATGCGCGCCTCGCCCGCCTTTGGGACTATGTCGCCGCGGTCGAGTTCGAACCCGAGGGCGAAGTGGATCTCGCCGGCCTCATTTTCCCGGGCGCCCTGCGCATCGCCGGGAGGACGGCGCCACGCGATTTTTCTGCGTCTCATGCGAAAATATACGGCGTCTTCGACGCGCGCGACGCGGTGTTCGCAAGGGAAGCGGCGTTCGAATGCGCGACCTTCCATCGGGAAGCCGCCTTCGGGAACGCTATTTTTCATGGCGCCGCGCAATTTCGCGAGGCGATGTTTCTCGGCGCAGTCTCTTTCCGAAAGGCTGAATTCTTCGACGACGCCTGGTTTCGCGGCGCGCTGTTCGAAGCGTCCTTCGACGCCGCAGGCGCGAGCTTCGCGGGGGAGGCGGGCTTCGGCAATTGCCGCTTCCTCGATACGGTCGACTTTTCGGGCGCCGTCTTCAAGGACAATGCCGGCTTCGACAGAGCCAAATTCGATCGGCCCGCGCGCTTCTGCGACGCTTATTTTGGCCGAGCCGCTTGGTTCAACGAGGCGAGAATGGACCCCGCCACAAGCTTCGACCGCGCACGCTTCGCCGCCGGCATGGATTTCGGCGGCGCCGAGTCGCTGGAGCCGCAGCCTTCCCCCGTTGCGCGGATGATCTCGTCGATCGAGCGGAGATGGCGGGACGCGCGCTGA
- a CDS encoding adenylyl-sulfate kinase, producing the protein MISRKILIMGLPGAGKTTTARILAAKLPAVWFNADEVRLHINKDLGFSPIDRVEHARRMGWLCDRVVEAGFVAVADFVCPTPDARRAFGDAFIVWIDRIEEGRFEDTNRLFVPPESYDVRIRHGETPDSSAQKICEALQQMDGTKKP; encoded by the coding sequence ATGATTTCGAGAAAAATTCTCATAATGGGTCTCCCCGGGGCTGGAAAAACCACCACAGCCCGAATTCTAGCGGCGAAGCTCCCGGCTGTCTGGTTCAACGCGGACGAAGTTCGACTTCATATCAACAAGGATCTGGGCTTTTCGCCGATCGACCGGGTCGAGCACGCCCGTCGCATGGGCTGGCTTTGCGATAGGGTCGTCGAGGCTGGATTTGTCGCGGTCGCCGATTTCGTGTGTCCGACTCCCGATGCGCGCCGCGCATTTGGCGACGCCTTTATCGTCTGGATCGATCGGATAGAGGAGGGCCGCTTCGAGGACACGAACCGTCTCTTCGTTCCGCCCGAGAGTTACGATGTCCGGATACGCCACGGAGAAACGCCGGACAGTTCCGCGCAGAAGATTTGCGAAGCTCTTCAGCAAATGGACGGAACGAAGAAGCCCTGA
- a CDS encoding YqaA family protein: MKKLYDWTMSLASSKHAPFALGAIAFAESSFFPVPPDVILVPMTLAEPKKAWYFAALCTIASVTGGALGYAFGALFYDTIGLWLINLYGYAEKMEALRAFYAQWGAIFILVKGFTPIPYKLVTIVSGLLAYNFPLFIALSIITRGARFFVLAAAINHFGDHIREKLESHFGLFMGAMALIVVGGFALAAKMF, translated from the coding sequence ATGAAAAAGCTTTACGACTGGACCATGTCTCTTGCCTCGAGCAAGCACGCGCCCTTCGCATTAGGGGCCATCGCCTTCGCCGAGAGCTCGTTCTTCCCCGTGCCGCCGGACGTCATTCTGGTGCCGATGACGCTCGCCGAGCCGAAAAAGGCATGGTATTTCGCGGCCTTGTGCACCATCGCCTCCGTCACGGGCGGCGCGCTCGGCTACGCCTTTGGCGCGCTGTTCTACGATACGATCGGCCTCTGGCTCATCAATCTCTATGGCTACGCTGAAAAGATGGAGGCGCTGCGCGCCTTCTATGCGCAGTGGGGCGCGATCTTCATTCTGGTGAAGGGCTTCACGCCGATTCCCTACAAGCTCGTCACGATCGTCTCGGGGCTGCTCGCCTATAATTTCCCGCTTTTCATCGCTCTCTCGATCATCACGCGCGGCGCGCGCTTCTTCGTGCTGGCGGCGGCGATCAATCATTTCGGCGACCACATCCGCGAGAAGCTCGAGAGCCATTTCGGCCTTTTCATGGGCGCGATGGCGCTGATCGTGGTGGGCGGCTTCGCGCTCGCCGCGAAGATGTTCTGA